One genomic region from Mesorhizobium terrae encodes:
- a CDS encoding ABC transporter substrate-binding protein — MSLTRRSFLYAASAVGALTLVSGLATAAELPSLKKKETYKVGFAQTESNNPWRIAQTESMKAEAAKLGYQFVYTDAAGSAAKQVADVNSMIAQGVDLIFLAPREEKPLIPAVLAAKKAGIPVILLDRSVDPKLATAGKDYVTFIGSDFVEEGKRVAEWLVKNANGKTKIIELEGTTGSSPANDRKKGFDDAIKAAGGFQIVASQSGDFSRDKGRQVAEALLQAHPDANIVYAHNDEMALGAIAALEAAGKKPGKDVLVLSIDGGKEAVKAIADGKIGAVVECNPRFGPIAYKTLKRYAAGDKIEAWVKNTDKFYDTANASAEVGSAY; from the coding sequence ATGTCACTGACCCGCCGCAGCTTTTTGTATGCAGCAAGCGCCGTTGGCGCGCTGACCCTGGTATCCGGCCTCGCCACGGCCGCGGAATTGCCGTCGCTCAAGAAGAAGGAAACCTACAAGGTCGGTTTCGCCCAGACCGAATCCAACAATCCTTGGCGTATCGCCCAGACCGAGAGCATGAAGGCCGAGGCGGCCAAACTCGGCTATCAGTTCGTCTACACGGATGCGGCCGGTTCCGCTGCCAAGCAGGTCGCCGACGTCAACTCGATGATCGCCCAGGGCGTCGACCTGATCTTCCTGGCGCCGCGCGAGGAGAAGCCGCTGATCCCGGCGGTGCTGGCAGCGAAGAAAGCCGGCATCCCCGTCATCCTTCTGGACCGTAGCGTCGACCCGAAACTGGCGACCGCTGGCAAGGACTACGTCACCTTCATCGGCTCGGACTTCGTCGAGGAGGGCAAGCGTGTTGCTGAATGGCTGGTCAAGAATGCCAATGGCAAGACCAAGATCATCGAGCTCGAAGGCACCACCGGGTCTTCGCCAGCCAACGACCGCAAGAAGGGTTTCGATGACGCGATCAAGGCTGCCGGCGGGTTCCAGATCGTCGCTTCACAGTCCGGTGACTTTTCTCGCGACAAGGGACGCCAGGTCGCCGAGGCGCTGCTTCAGGCGCATCCCGACGCCAATATTGTCTACGCCCACAACGACGAGATGGCGCTGGGTGCCATCGCGGCGCTTGAGGCCGCTGGCAAGAAGCCGGGCAAGGATGTGCTTGTCCTGTCGATCGACGGCGGCAAGGAAGCGGTAAAGGCGATCGCCGATGGCAAGATCGGCGCCGTGGTCGAGTGCAATCCGCGTTTCGGCCCGATCGCCTACAAAACGCTGAAGCGCTATGCCGCCGGCGACAAGATCGAGGCGTGGGTGAAGAACACCGACAAGTTCTACGACACGGCCAACGCTTCGGCCGAGGTTGGCAGCGCTTACTGA
- a CDS encoding sugar ABC transporter ATP-binding protein, producing MLLSMKGINKSFGDVQVLTNAGLDIEPGEIMALIGQNGAGKSTLIKILTGAHSCDAGTIRFQGRDVRFASTAESQAAGIATIYQEINLAQNRTVAENIFLAREPRRFGLVDRARMQAAARTVLSRFKLDIDVNRPLQDFGAATRQMVAIARGVTQNARLLILDEPTSSLDEQEVEVLFETMRTLKADGVAAIFISHRLDELYAICDRVTIMRDGRTVAVSPMKDISKVALVKTMLGKELAAFTAKKRAHGDGDGNSLVNVSNLGAGVRVRDVSLAIGKGEIAGLAGLLGAGRTETARLIYAADRKERGSVTMAGRAADYAAPADAIRDGMGFVSEDRKVEGIVPEMSVRENMTLAILPRLQKAGLVDRVAQRGIVEKYIQALGIKCSSPEQPIRELSGGNQQKVLLARWLCMDPRLLIVDEPTRGIDVGAKAEILKLLRGLADEGLSVLMISSELEELIAAADSVTVLSDGKSVRRLASDEITEANLMSAMAHQEVTA from the coding sequence ATGCTGTTGTCGATGAAAGGCATCAACAAGAGCTTCGGCGATGTCCAGGTTCTGACGAACGCCGGGCTGGACATCGAGCCGGGCGAGATCATGGCCCTGATCGGCCAGAACGGCGCCGGCAAGTCCACATTGATCAAGATCTTGACGGGTGCGCATTCCTGCGATGCGGGCACCATACGGTTCCAGGGCAGGGACGTGCGCTTCGCCTCGACCGCCGAGAGCCAGGCGGCTGGCATCGCCACCATCTATCAGGAAATCAACCTGGCGCAGAACCGCACTGTGGCCGAGAACATCTTCCTGGCTCGCGAGCCGCGTCGTTTCGGCCTCGTCGATCGGGCCAGAATGCAGGCTGCGGCAAGGACCGTTCTCAGTCGGTTCAAGCTGGACATCGACGTGAACCGGCCGTTGCAGGATTTCGGCGCCGCCACTCGGCAGATGGTGGCAATCGCGCGCGGAGTCACCCAGAACGCAAGGCTTCTCATCCTCGACGAACCGACCTCCTCGCTGGACGAACAGGAGGTGGAGGTGCTGTTCGAAACGATGCGGACGCTCAAGGCAGACGGCGTTGCCGCCATCTTCATCAGCCACCGGCTGGATGAGCTTTACGCGATTTGCGACCGCGTCACCATCATGCGCGACGGCCGCACTGTCGCGGTTAGTCCGATGAAGGACATATCCAAGGTCGCGCTGGTCAAGACCATGCTGGGCAAGGAACTGGCCGCCTTCACAGCCAAGAAGCGGGCGCATGGCGATGGCGACGGTAACTCACTCGTCAATGTCAGCAATCTCGGCGCCGGCGTCAGGGTGCGCGACGTTTCGCTGGCGATCGGTAAGGGCGAAATCGCCGGCCTTGCCGGCCTTCTGGGGGCGGGCCGCACTGAAACCGCCAGGCTGATCTATGCCGCCGACCGCAAGGAGCGCGGGTCGGTAACCATGGCCGGCCGTGCGGCCGACTACGCCGCGCCCGCAGATGCGATCCGCGACGGCATGGGCTTCGTTTCCGAGGATCGCAAGGTCGAGGGCATCGTGCCCGAGATGAGCGTGCGCGAGAACATGACATTGGCGATCTTGCCAAGGCTGCAGAAGGCCGGCCTTGTCGACAGGGTTGCCCAGCGCGGCATCGTCGAGAAATATATCCAGGCACTCGGCATAAAATGCTCCTCGCCCGAGCAGCCAATTCGGGAACTCTCCGGCGGCAACCAGCAGAAGGTGCTTTTGGCCCGATGGCTGTGCATGGACCCGCGCCTGTTGATCGTCGACGAGCCGACGCGCGGCATCGACGTCGGCGCCAAGGCGGAGATCCTCAAATTGCTGCGCGGTCTTGCCGACGAAGGCCTGAGTGTCCTGATGATCTCGTCGGAACTCGAAGAGTTGATCGCGGCCGCCGACAGCGTCACTGTTCTCAGTGACGGCAAGTCGGTGCGACGGCTTGCGTCGGACGAGATCACCGAGGCCAATCTCATGTCAGCGATGGCTCATCAGGAGGTGACCGCTTGA